A DNA window from Clavibacter sepedonicus contains the following coding sequences:
- a CDS encoding DEAD/DEAH box helicase: protein MTTDTFGALGVPAPLVSALTANGITTPFPIQVDTLPDTLNGRDVLGRGKTGSGKTLAFAIPMIARLGGGLAGGRRRPGRPLGLILAPTRELATQITAAMAPLAEAYNLTTTTIFGGVSQQRQVAALKAGVDVVVACPGRLEDLMKQGFVNLDAVEITVLDEADHMADLGFLPVVTRILDKTPNTGQRMLFSATLDNGVDKLVRRYLHDQVLHSVDEANSPVAAMTHHVFEASDVEAKRLLVQKLAGGSGRRILFMRTKHHAKKLAKQLTDAGIPSVDLHGNLSQVARDRNLAAFSAGDVKVLVATDVAARGVHVDDIELVIHVDPPAEHKAYLHRSGRTARAGSAGDVVTIMLPAQRKDVQLLMRKADIHVTPQQVTESSPAVAELTGAVAAYVKPAPRETKSVRETTQRQSQGGRANGGGRSQGANAQRKRAARDGAPVGGGRRDGASSGRRDGASGGQRGGAPRNFSTSSEGFGGGSSVGTARPRQERPAASGGASAGGRERTHRRVSSGR, encoded by the coding sequence ATGACCACTGACACCTTCGGCGCGCTCGGCGTGCCCGCCCCCCTCGTCTCCGCCCTCACGGCGAACGGCATCACGACGCCGTTCCCCATCCAGGTGGACACGCTCCCCGACACCCTGAACGGCCGCGACGTGCTCGGCCGCGGCAAGACCGGCTCCGGCAAGACGCTGGCCTTCGCCATCCCGATGATCGCGCGCCTCGGCGGCGGACTCGCCGGCGGCCGTCGTCGTCCGGGCCGCCCGCTCGGCCTCATCCTCGCGCCGACCCGCGAGCTCGCCACGCAGATCACGGCCGCCATGGCGCCGCTGGCCGAGGCGTACAACTTGACCACCACGACGATCTTCGGCGGCGTCTCGCAGCAGCGCCAGGTCGCGGCCCTCAAGGCCGGCGTCGACGTGGTCGTGGCCTGCCCCGGCCGCCTGGAGGACCTCATGAAGCAGGGCTTCGTGAACCTCGACGCCGTGGAGATCACCGTCCTCGACGAGGCCGACCACATGGCCGACCTGGGCTTCCTGCCCGTCGTCACGCGGATCCTCGACAAGACCCCGAACACTGGCCAGCGCATGCTGTTCTCCGCCACGCTCGACAACGGCGTGGACAAGCTCGTGCGCCGCTACCTGCACGACCAGGTGCTGCACTCCGTCGACGAGGCGAACTCGCCCGTCGCCGCCATGACGCACCACGTGTTCGAGGCGTCGGACGTCGAGGCCAAGCGCCTCCTCGTGCAGAAGCTCGCCGGGGGCTCCGGCCGCCGCATCCTCTTCATGCGCACCAAGCACCACGCGAAGAAGCTCGCGAAGCAGCTCACCGACGCGGGCATCCCGTCGGTCGACCTGCACGGCAACCTCTCGCAGGTCGCCCGCGACCGCAACCTCGCGGCGTTCTCCGCGGGCGACGTCAAGGTCCTCGTGGCCACCGACGTCGCGGCGCGCGGCGTGCACGTCGACGACATCGAGCTCGTGATCCACGTCGACCCGCCGGCCGAGCACAAGGCGTACCTGCACCGCTCGGGCCGCACGGCGCGCGCAGGCTCCGCGGGCGACGTCGTCACGATCATGCTGCCGGCGCAGCGCAAGGACGTGCAGCTCCTGATGCGCAAGGCCGACATCCACGTCACGCCGCAGCAGGTCACCGAGTCCTCCCCCGCCGTGGCCGAGCTGACGGGCGCCGTCGCGGCGTACGTGAAGCCCGCGCCGCGCGAGACGAAGTCGGTCCGCGAGACCACCCAGCGCCAGTCGCAGGGCGGCCGCGCGAACGGCGGCGGACGCTCGCAGGGCGCCAACGCGCAGCGCAAGCGCGCGGCCCGCGACGGCGCGCCCGTCGGCGGCGGACGTCGCGACGGTGCCTCCTCGGGTCGCCGCGACGGCGCCTCGGGCGGACAGCGCGGAGGTGCGCCCCGCAACTTCAGCACCTCGTCCGAGGGCTTCGGCGGCGGCTCGTCCGTCGGCACCGCACGTCCCCGCCAGGAGCGCCCCGCCGCGTCCGGCGGCGCCTCGGCCGGCGGCCGCGAGCGCAC
- a CDS encoding DUF1684 domain-containing protein: MPSAVTALHVADWRRRTHEMYAEVRWVAQTDPAAAHALWRRSRDDMFRSHPATPLVPEHRADFDRLDVTEYDPAWRFELEIHDDRGDERHEVETGTDGVVPFELLGSVHIPSADGREAGSLDVWRLASYGGGLHLPVKDASHRREGGTYGGGRYLLDTVKGSDLGAGAPGSIVVDLNFAYNPSCAYDPEWACPLAPAGNVLDFEVPVGEMGFLPG, from the coding sequence ATGCCCTCCGCCGTCACCGCCCTCCACGTCGCCGACTGGCGCCGCCGCACGCACGAGATGTACGCGGAGGTGCGCTGGGTCGCGCAGACGGATCCCGCCGCGGCTCACGCGCTCTGGCGCCGCTCGCGCGACGACATGTTCCGCAGCCACCCCGCGACGCCGCTCGTGCCCGAGCACCGCGCCGACTTCGACCGACTGGACGTGACGGAGTACGACCCGGCCTGGCGGTTCGAGCTGGAGATCCACGACGACCGCGGCGACGAGCGCCATGAGGTCGAGACGGGCACCGACGGCGTCGTGCCGTTCGAGCTCCTCGGATCCGTCCACATCCCGTCCGCCGACGGCCGCGAGGCCGGCAGCCTCGACGTCTGGCGCCTCGCCAGCTACGGCGGCGGACTCCACCTGCCCGTGAAGGACGCCTCGCACCGCCGCGAGGGCGGCACCTACGGGGGCGGGCGCTACCTGCTCGACACGGTCAAGGGATCCGACCTCGGGGCCGGCGCGCCCGGCTCGATCGTGGTCGACCTCAACTTCGCCTACAACCCCTCCTGCGCCTACGACCCCGAGTGGGCCTGCCCCCTCGCGCCGGCCGGTAACGTGCTCGACTTCGAGGTCCCCGTGGGCGAGATGGGCTTCCTCCCCGGCTGA
- a CDS encoding EVE domain-containing protein — MIRYWVGVVSRDRVLDGLDLGIAQVNRGAREPVERLGEADGFVYYSPRESYPDGQLLRAFTAIGRVADAAPYQGRVGEWRPWRRRMEWDLGAVDAPIRPLVPVLDFTRDSLEWGRKLAPGLLEITRDDFEVIRQAMRRGAPEPSRRVIRGGSGPWTPVASDRDLLR, encoded by the coding sequence ATGATCAGGTACTGGGTGGGCGTCGTCTCGCGCGACCGCGTGCTCGACGGCCTGGACCTCGGCATCGCGCAGGTCAACCGCGGCGCCCGCGAGCCCGTCGAGCGGCTCGGCGAGGCCGACGGATTCGTCTACTACTCGCCGCGCGAGTCGTACCCCGACGGGCAGCTCCTCCGCGCGTTCACCGCCATCGGCCGGGTGGCCGACGCCGCGCCGTACCAGGGCCGCGTGGGCGAGTGGCGGCCGTGGCGGCGGCGGATGGAGTGGGACCTCGGCGCGGTCGACGCGCCCATCCGCCCGCTCGTGCCCGTGCTCGACTTCACGCGCGACTCCCTCGAGTGGGGCCGGAAGCTCGCGCCCGGGCTCCTCGAGATCACGCGCGACGACTTCGAGGTGATCCGCCAGGCCATGCGCCGCGGGGCGCCCGAGCCGTCGCGGCGCGTCATCCGGGGAGGATCCGGCCCGTGGACGCCCGTAGCATCGGATCGTGACCTCCTCCGCTGA
- a CDS encoding 2-phosphosulfolactate phosphatase gives MTSSADAAHPDPSTQARYQVRLDGGVAGARRIVTGADVIVWVDALPSVPPPTVARRDEVLAMMPARPAVVSAGLADAPAVADWILALQTALGRRAYVAVVAAGTVEADGSWRACAEDQLAAGAVVDALAALGIDATSPEAAVACAAYQQLRPALGHLVTASVSARRLAAAGHDGLVAEALAAGPVDVVVHRLHRDA, from the coding sequence GTGACCTCCTCCGCTGACGCCGCGCACCCCGACCCGTCGACGCAGGCCCGCTACCAGGTCCGGCTCGACGGCGGCGTGGCCGGCGCCCGCCGCATCGTGACCGGCGCCGACGTCATCGTCTGGGTCGACGCCCTCCCGTCCGTCCCGCCGCCCACGGTCGCCCGCCGGGACGAGGTCCTCGCGATGATGCCCGCGCGCCCGGCCGTCGTGAGCGCCGGCCTCGCCGACGCCCCGGCCGTCGCCGACTGGATCCTCGCCCTGCAGACCGCGCTCGGCCGCCGCGCGTACGTGGCCGTCGTCGCCGCGGGCACCGTGGAGGCCGACGGATCCTGGCGCGCCTGCGCCGAGGACCAGCTCGCCGCGGGAGCCGTGGTCGACGCGCTCGCCGCCCTGGGGATCGACGCCACCTCGCCCGAGGCCGCCGTCGCCTGCGCCGCGTACCAGCAGCTCCGGCCGGCCCTCGGCCACCTGGTGACCGCGAGCGTGTCCGCGCGCCGGCTCGCCGCCGCGGGGCACGACGGCCTGGTCGCCGAGGCGCTCGCCGCGGGCCCCGTCGACGTGGTCGTGCACCGCCTCCACCGCGACGCCTGA
- a CDS encoding DUF427 domain-containing protein, whose product MKAVINGVTVAEAPKDELIEIEGNWYFPPASVDMSLLAETATPYHCPWKGDTQYYSVKDGDTVLQDRAWSYPTPIPSSFDRVGRDYSGYVAFWKEVRVGE is encoded by the coding sequence ATGAAGGCAGTCATCAACGGCGTCACCGTCGCCGAGGCCCCGAAGGACGAGCTCATCGAGATCGAGGGCAACTGGTACTTCCCGCCCGCGAGCGTCGACATGTCGCTCCTCGCCGAGACCGCCACGCCGTACCACTGCCCGTGGAAGGGCGACACGCAGTACTACTCCGTGAAGGACGGCGACACCGTGCTGCAGGACCGCGCCTGGTCGTACCCGACGCCCATCCCGTCGTCGTTCGACCGCGTCGGCCGCGACTACAGCGGCTACGTCGCGTTCTGGAAGGAGGTCCGCGTCGGCGAGTGA
- a CDS encoding CGNR zinc finger domain-containing protein, which yields MSRAPGSERPTGQWITDPDGLRWFLDTGAVSLDLAYTGALGDPEPRETLPDAAALGAWLSEHLAPVSEPGERDLADARTLRQAIGDIAAAIADGAEPAPRDVDVLNLYAATPDLPPALGGGSRQAGRALARPAQALATAARDAVTVFGAGSERIHRCSADDCTVLYLDTTRSGTRRWCSMRRCGNRAKVRAHRARQLRERRTGIPARVAPVRPATPATPAPVHDDGPGAGAPGP from the coding sequence GTGAGCCGGGCGCCGGGATCCGAGCGGCCGACCGGGCAGTGGATCACCGATCCCGACGGGCTGCGCTGGTTCCTCGACACGGGCGCCGTGAGCCTCGACCTCGCCTACACGGGGGCGCTCGGGGACCCGGAGCCGCGCGAGACGCTGCCCGATGCCGCGGCCCTCGGCGCGTGGCTGAGCGAGCACCTCGCGCCCGTCTCGGAGCCCGGCGAGCGCGACCTCGCGGACGCCCGCACGCTCCGGCAGGCGATCGGCGACATCGCGGCGGCCATCGCGGACGGCGCCGAGCCCGCACCGCGGGACGTCGACGTGCTCAACCTCTACGCCGCGACGCCCGACCTGCCGCCAGCGCTCGGCGGCGGGTCCCGTCAGGCCGGCCGCGCGCTGGCCCGGCCCGCGCAGGCGCTCGCGACGGCGGCGCGCGACGCGGTGACGGTGTTCGGAGCGGGATCCGAGCGGATCCACCGCTGCTCGGCCGACGACTGCACCGTGCTCTACCTCGACACGACGCGCTCCGGCACGCGGCGCTGGTGCTCCATGCGCCGCTGCGGCAACCGCGCCAAGGTGCGCGCGCACCGCGCCCGGCAGCTGCGCGAGCGGCGGACGGGGATCCCGGCGCGCGTGGCGCCGGTCCGTCCCGCGACACCGGCCACGCCCGCCCCCGTGCACGACGACGGCCCGGGAGCCGGAGCCCCCGGGCCGTGA
- a CDS encoding SprT-like domain-containing protein produces MADLARVRVWAEALIALHLDPSWTFAFDHARTRAGACHYGEKRITVSRHLAGRFEDDEIHQVLLHEVAHALAGSRAGHGPEWKRVAAELGYEGSRLHSGTVAEELAPWVGACPAGHAHFRYRKPTRPLACGLCSKRFDRAHLIAWTKRDVPSGAAASGRADHREGAA; encoded by the coding sequence GTGGCTGACCTCGCCCGCGTGCGGGTCTGGGCCGAGGCCCTGATCGCGCTGCACCTGGATCCCTCGTGGACGTTCGCGTTCGACCACGCCCGCACGCGCGCCGGGGCCTGCCACTACGGCGAGAAGCGGATCACCGTCTCACGGCACCTCGCGGGGAGGTTCGAGGACGACGAGATCCACCAGGTGCTGCTGCACGAGGTCGCGCACGCGCTCGCCGGATCCCGCGCGGGCCACGGGCCCGAGTGGAAGCGCGTCGCCGCCGAGCTCGGCTACGAGGGCTCGCGGCTGCACTCGGGCACCGTCGCCGAGGAGCTCGCGCCGTGGGTGGGCGCATGCCCGGCCGGCCACGCGCACTTCCGCTATCGGAAGCCGACCCGGCCGCTCGCGTGCGGGCTGTGCTCGAAGCGGTTCGACCGGGCGCACCTCATCGCGTGGACGAAGCGCGATGTGCCGTCGGGCGCCGCCGCGTCCGGCCGGGCCGACCACCGCGAGGGCGCCGCGTGA
- a CDS encoding PQQ-dependent sugar dehydrogenase, whose translation MNRRSRTRPARVAALGFAALVALTGCTNDDGSPVDVRATEPPAPSPTSTDAAPAGVAPSGTPTALASDLVSPWSVAELPSGSLLVSERDTSRIVEVLGDGTTRVAGTIAGVGPQGEGGLLGIATREVDGGTQLYAYYTSSTDNRIVRMDVTGEPGSLGLGAAEDVVTGIPRDTTHNGGRIAFGPDGMLYATTGDANLRDAAQDPISLAGKILRLTPDGQGPSDNPTPGSPVYSMGHRNPQGIAWDAEGNLWAAEFGQDTWDELNLIEPGGNYGWPVVEGATDDPADSAYIDPVRQWATDDASPSGIAISGDTIFMAGLGGQRLWVIRPGAVVTDPIPDDRVTEFYTREFGRIRDVQAAPDGSLRMLTGNTDGRGTPRAGDDKLLRVELMPIQAG comes from the coding sequence ATGAACCGCCGCTCCCGCACCCGCCCGGCGCGCGTCGCCGCGCTCGGCTTCGCCGCCCTCGTCGCGCTGACGGGCTGCACGAACGACGACGGCTCGCCCGTGGACGTGCGCGCGACCGAGCCGCCCGCGCCCTCCCCCACCAGCACCGACGCCGCACCGGCGGGCGTCGCGCCGTCGGGCACGCCGACCGCGCTCGCGTCCGACCTCGTCTCGCCGTGGTCCGTCGCGGAGCTGCCGTCGGGATCCCTGCTCGTCAGCGAGCGCGACACGTCGCGCATCGTCGAGGTGCTCGGCGACGGCACGACCCGGGTGGCCGGCACGATCGCGGGCGTGGGGCCGCAGGGCGAGGGCGGGCTGCTCGGGATCGCCACGCGCGAGGTCGACGGCGGCACGCAGCTCTACGCGTACTACACGAGCTCCACGGACAACCGCATCGTGCGCATGGACGTGACGGGCGAACCGGGATCGCTCGGGCTCGGGGCGGCGGAGGACGTGGTGACGGGGATCCCGCGCGACACGACGCACAACGGCGGCCGCATCGCGTTCGGCCCCGACGGCATGCTCTACGCCACCACGGGCGACGCGAACCTGCGCGACGCCGCGCAGGACCCGATCTCGCTGGCGGGCAAGATCCTCCGCCTCACGCCCGACGGGCAGGGGCCGTCGGACAACCCGACGCCGGGATCGCCCGTCTACTCGATGGGGCACCGGAACCCGCAGGGGATCGCGTGGGACGCCGAGGGGAACCTCTGGGCGGCGGAGTTCGGGCAGGACACCTGGGACGAGCTGAACCTCATCGAGCCGGGCGGGAACTACGGCTGGCCCGTCGTGGAGGGCGCGACCGACGACCCCGCCGACTCCGCGTACATCGACCCCGTCCGCCAGTGGGCCACCGACGACGCGAGCCCGAGCGGCATCGCGATCTCAGGCGACACGATCTTCATGGCGGGCCTCGGCGGCCAGCGCCTCTGGGTGATCCGGCCGGGCGCCGTGGTCACCGACCCCATCCCCGACGACCGCGTGACCGAGTTCTACACGCGCGAGTTCGGGCGGATCCGCGACGTGCAGGCCGCGCCCGACGGGTCGCTGCGCATGCTCACCGGCAACACCGACGGCCGCGGGACGCCGCGCGCGGGCGACGACAAGCTGCTCCGGGTCGAGCTCATGCCGATCCAGGCGGGATAA
- a CDS encoding spermidine synthase: protein MPEHPSTVLSLSGHRAVIEPDRFVPGAYQLVVDGTPQSHVNMDDPGELFFEYVQRMGHVIDLVGDPGQPITALHLGAGALTIPRYVEATRPGSRQQVIELEQDLVELVREHLPWSRKASIRVRYGDAREVMGRLPQGLRGTVDLVVVDVFSGARTPAHITSRDFYAEAAAFLAPGGIMTVNVADGHGLRFARGQAATIQDVLPHVAALTETQVLKGRRFGNVVFAASATPLPLDFVPRLLAGGPHPAKVVEGRELADFIAGASVVTDATAVPSPAPARSIFQTKP from the coding sequence ATGCCCGAGCACCCGTCGACCGTCCTGTCCCTGAGCGGGCACCGGGCCGTCATCGAGCCGGACCGCTTCGTGCCGGGCGCGTACCAGCTCGTGGTCGACGGGACACCCCAGTCGCACGTCAACATGGACGACCCGGGCGAGCTGTTCTTCGAGTACGTGCAGCGGATGGGCCACGTCATCGACCTCGTCGGCGACCCGGGCCAGCCGATCACCGCCCTGCACCTCGGCGCCGGCGCGCTGACGATCCCGCGGTACGTCGAGGCGACCCGGCCGGGATCCCGCCAGCAGGTCATCGAGCTCGAGCAGGACCTCGTGGAGCTGGTGCGGGAGCACCTGCCGTGGTCGCGGAAGGCCTCCATCCGGGTCCGCTACGGCGACGCCCGCGAGGTGATGGGGAGGCTCCCGCAGGGGCTCCGGGGGACCGTCGACCTCGTCGTGGTGGACGTCTTCAGCGGCGCGCGCACGCCCGCCCACATCACGAGCCGCGACTTCTACGCGGAGGCCGCCGCGTTCCTCGCGCCCGGCGGGATCATGACCGTCAACGTCGCCGACGGCCACGGGCTGCGGTTCGCCCGCGGACAGGCCGCGACGATCCAGGACGTGCTGCCGCACGTGGCCGCCCTCACCGAGACGCAGGTGCTGAAGGGCCGGCGGTTCGGCAACGTCGTGTTCGCCGCGTCCGCGACGCCGCTGCCGCTCGACTTCGTGCCGCGCCTGCTCGCCGGCGGCCCGCATCCCGCCAAGGTCGTCGAGGGCCGCGAGCTCGCCGACTTCATCGCGGGCGCGTCCGTCGTCACCGACGCCACCGCCGTCCCGTCCCCCGCCCCCGCCCGCAGCATCTTCCAGACGAAGCCCTGA
- a CDS encoding IS481-like element ISCmi2 family transposase, which translates to MTHANAPFTPAGRVRLARLIIEDGWPVRRAAERFQCSPATASRWARRYRAGLPMTDRSSRPHRQPTRTSQRRERRIIALRFTRRWGPHRISYHLRVPRSTVERVLNRYRMPLLEHVDLSTGLPARRSPARRYEHSSPGDLVHVDIKKLGRIPDGGGHRVLGRAAGRRNTPRTGRGYAFLHHAVDDHSRLAYSEILTDERKETAAAFWARANAFFTTAGITVIRVLTDNGSCYRSHAFTEALGTIAHTRTRPYRPQTNGKVERFNRTLATEWAYAHPYRTDEARAATYPAWLHHYNHHRPHTGIGGLTPAERVHNLTGNYT; encoded by the coding sequence GTGACTCACGCTAACGCCCCGTTCACTCCTGCGGGCAGGGTTCGGCTTGCCCGGTTGATCATCGAGGACGGGTGGCCGGTCCGGCGTGCGGCGGAGAGGTTCCAGTGCTCGCCCGCGACCGCGTCGAGATGGGCTCGCCGGTATCGGGCCGGGTTGCCGATGACGGACCGCTCATCCCGCCCGCACCGGCAACCGACCCGCACGAGTCAGCGTCGGGAGCGGCGGATCATCGCGCTGAGATTCACTCGCCGGTGGGGCCCGCACCGCATCAGCTATCACCTCCGCGTTCCGCGTTCGACGGTCGAGCGGGTGCTGAACCGGTATCGGATGCCGTTGCTCGAGCACGTCGATCTGAGCACCGGGCTCCCTGCCCGGCGGTCTCCTGCCCGACGCTACGAGCACTCCTCGCCGGGAGATCTGGTCCACGTCGACATCAAGAAGCTCGGCCGCATCCCGGACGGCGGCGGGCACCGAGTCCTCGGCAGAGCGGCCGGCCGGAGGAACACTCCCCGGACCGGGCGGGGATACGCGTTCCTGCACCACGCCGTGGATGACCACTCCCGACTCGCGTACTCCGAGATCCTCACCGACGAGCGCAAGGAGACCGCCGCCGCGTTCTGGGCCCGCGCGAACGCGTTCTTCACCACCGCGGGCATCACCGTGATCCGTGTCCTGACGGACAACGGCTCCTGCTACCGCTCCCACGCCTTCACCGAGGCGCTCGGCACCATCGCCCACACACGCACCCGCCCCTACCGGCCCCAGACCAACGGGAAGGTCGAGCGCTTCAACCGCACCCTCGCCACCGAGTGGGCCTACGCCCATCCCTATCGCACCGACGAGGCCCGCGCCGCGACCTACCCTGCCTGGCTGCATCACTACAACCACCACCGCCCCCACACCGGCATCGGCGGACTCACGCCCGCCGAACGCGTTCACAACCTCACTGGGAACTACACCTAG
- a CDS encoding lipoate--protein ligase family protein, with protein sequence MHGEYKVPGGKLVVVDLDVTDGRISGFRLAGDFFLEPDDALEAIDRAVNGLPEDSDANAIAAAIRRALPAQAVLLGFSPEAVAVAIRRSLARATNWGDYEWEVIHDRAYRPVEQMALDQVLAEEVGAGRRNPTLRIWEWEQPAVVIGSFQSLRNEVDAEQAAAHGFDVVRRVSGGGAMYMEAGAVITYSIYAPVDLVQGMTFADSYAYLDEWVITALRSLGIDASYQPLNDITSPSGKIGGAAQKRLGAGAVLHHVTMSYDMDGEKMVQVLRIGREKISDKGITSAAKRVDPLRSQTGMSRADIIDRMKATFTGLYGGKPGRVTPEEWAKTRQLVEDKFSTPEWLTRVP encoded by the coding sequence ATGCATGGTGAGTACAAGGTCCCCGGCGGCAAGCTCGTCGTGGTCGACCTGGACGTGACCGACGGGCGCATCTCCGGCTTCCGCCTGGCGGGCGACTTCTTCCTCGAGCCAGACGACGCACTCGAGGCCATCGACCGGGCCGTGAACGGCCTCCCCGAGGACAGCGACGCCAACGCGATCGCGGCGGCCATCCGCCGGGCGCTCCCCGCGCAGGCCGTGCTCCTCGGCTTCTCGCCCGAGGCCGTCGCCGTCGCGATCCGCCGCTCGCTCGCCCGCGCCACGAACTGGGGCGACTACGAGTGGGAGGTCATCCACGACCGCGCCTACCGGCCCGTCGAGCAGATGGCGCTCGACCAGGTGCTCGCCGAGGAGGTCGGCGCGGGTCGCAGGAACCCCACGCTCCGCATCTGGGAATGGGAGCAGCCCGCGGTCGTCATCGGCAGCTTCCAGTCGCTCCGCAACGAGGTCGACGCCGAGCAGGCCGCGGCCCACGGCTTCGACGTCGTGCGCCGCGTCTCGGGCGGCGGCGCCATGTACATGGAGGCCGGCGCGGTCATCACGTACTCGATCTACGCGCCCGTCGACCTCGTCCAGGGCATGACCTTCGCGGACTCCTACGCCTACCTCGACGAGTGGGTCATCACCGCGCTCCGCTCGCTCGGCATCGACGCGTCGTACCAGCCGCTCAACGACATCACGAGCCCCAGCGGCAAGATCGGCGGCGCGGCGCAGAAGCGGCTCGGCGCCGGCGCCGTTCTGCACCACGTCACCATGAGCTACGACATGGACGGCGAGAAGATGGTGCAGGTGCTCCGCATCGGCCGCGAGAAGATCAGCGACAAGGGCATCACGAGCGCCGCCAAGCGCGTGGACCCGCTCCGCAGCCAGACGGGCATGAGCCGCGCCGACATCATCGACCGGATGAAGGCCACCTTCACGGGCCTCTACGGCGGCAAGCCGGGGCGGGTCACGCCGGAGGAGTGGGCGAAGACGCGCCAGCTCGTGGAGGACAAGTTCTCGACTCCGGAGTGGCTCACGCGCGTCCCCTGA
- a CDS encoding GNAT family N-acetyltransferase encodes MSVDVTHDPDGSRYTLWLDGERAGFADYLIQGDRIVFTHTEVDPAKRRGGLGGELVRAALDDVRGGARTVVAACPFVAEWIDEHPDYRELLERG; translated from the coding sequence ATGAGCGTCGACGTGACCCACGACCCCGACGGCTCGCGCTACACGCTGTGGCTCGACGGCGAGCGCGCGGGCTTCGCGGACTACCTGATCCAGGGCGACCGCATCGTCTTCACCCACACGGAGGTCGACCCCGCGAAGCGGCGCGGCGGCCTCGGCGGCGAGCTGGTGCGGGCGGCTCTCGACGACGTGCGCGGCGGAGCCCGCACGGTCGTGGCCGCGTGCCCGTTCGTGGCGGAGTGGATCGACGAGCACCCCGACTACCGGGAGCTGCTCGAGCGGGGCTGA
- a CDS encoding amidase domain-containing protein: MTADIRRRSILAAVLAVPVTAVLAACTRQEPVPRATLGAGADGQPAASGSSPAVSSVEPASLSVSGGQTVTLTGAGLSGATAVMFAGTAGTDLQVAGDGSVTVVAPRSADYEDRFADIQVMAGDTPLTAATAAYAAQTPVDKQLQYALAHWDAYNLTEYGNFNSSGGDCVNFVSQSLIQRGWQMTNEWHNRGGGSDWTYAWIHVPTFDKWLAANASTLGVKRLELADRDQLKLGDIVIFDWNRNSSPDHTQIVSAIEPKDGGNVVKMVGHNLDNDYRDLDETITTEHPGAEVHFWSVA; encoded by the coding sequence GTGACCGCCGACATCCGCCGCCGCAGCATCCTCGCCGCCGTGCTCGCGGTCCCCGTGACCGCGGTCCTCGCCGCCTGCACCCGCCAGGAGCCCGTGCCGCGCGCGACCCTCGGCGCCGGAGCCGACGGCCAGCCCGCCGCGTCCGGGTCCTCGCCCGCCGTCTCCTCCGTCGAGCCGGCCTCGCTCTCCGTGTCGGGCGGCCAGACCGTGACGCTCACCGGCGCCGGCCTCTCCGGCGCGACGGCCGTCATGTTCGCGGGCACCGCGGGCACCGACCTGCAGGTGGCCGGCGACGGATCCGTCACGGTCGTGGCGCCCCGCTCGGCCGACTACGAGGACCGCTTCGCCGACATCCAGGTCATGGCCGGCGACACCCCGCTCACCGCCGCGACAGCCGCCTACGCCGCGCAGACGCCGGTCGACAAGCAGCTCCAGTACGCGCTCGCCCACTGGGACGCCTACAACCTCACGGAGTACGGGAACTTCAACTCCTCCGGCGGCGACTGCGTCAACTTCGTGAGCCAGTCCCTCATCCAGCGCGGCTGGCAGATGACGAACGAGTGGCACAACCGCGGCGGCGGATCCGACTGGACCTACGCGTGGATCCACGTGCCGACGTTCGACAAGTGGCTCGCAGCGAACGCGTCCACGCTCGGCGTGAAGCGCCTCGAGCTCGCCGACCGGGACCAGCTGAAGCTGGGCGACATCGTCATCTTCGACTGGAACCGCAACTCCTCGCCCGACCACACGCAGATCGTCTCGGCCATCGAGCCGAAGGACGGCGGCAACGTCGTGAAGATGGTCGGCCACAACCTCGACAACGACTACCGCGACCTCGACGAGACCATCACGACCGAGCACCCCGGCGCCGAGGTCCACTTCTGGAGCGTCGCCTAG
- a CDS encoding ribosomal maturation YjgA family protein — protein sequence MRHSGDVDAFVWDEPSMHPADGPAGAAPVLDRDVRLPDGHARRRIVALGSLLAVVVAGMVVTHSDGRGIWPDVFYAAAIHLALIAVMPRVDPVVHGAAVLVWCSGIELLQITGWPAMWAVHVPLCRLLIGTGFDPVDLAAYAAGVLLVLLVDRLLRAGRGVGDVG from the coding sequence ATGCGCCATTCCGGGGATGTGGACGCGTTCGTGTGGGACGAGCCGTCGATGCATCCCGCCGACGGTCCCGCGGGCGCCGCGCCGGTCCTCGACAGGGACGTCCGTCTCCCCGACGGCCACGCCCGGCGCCGGATCGTCGCGCTCGGGTCGCTCCTCGCGGTGGTCGTCGCCGGCATGGTCGTCACGCACAGCGACGGCCGCGGCATCTGGCCCGACGTCTTCTACGCCGCGGCGATCCACCTCGCGCTCATCGCGGTGATGCCGCGGGTCGACCCGGTCGTGCACGGTGCCGCCGTGCTGGTGTGGTGCTCGGGGATCGAGCTGCTGCAGATCACCGGGTGGCCCGCCATGTGGGCGGTGCACGTGCCGTTGTGCCGCCTGCTGATCGGCACCGGCTTCGACCCGGTGGACCTCGCCGCATACGCGGCCGGCGTCCTGCTCGTGCTCCTCGTCGACCGGCTGCTCCGCGCCGGACGCGGCGTCGGCGACGTGGGCTAG